A genomic window from Candidatus Methylacidiphilum fumarolicum includes:
- a CDS encoding reverse transcriptase domain-containing protein yields the protein MAAVLVLAPIFEVDLPEEQYAYREGRSALDAVKQVHALLRKGYTEVIDADLCGYFDSIPHDPLLKSLARRISDGTMLALLKAWLEMAVEEEDEDGRKQRRTQAKDSGRGTPQGAPLSPLLANLYMRRFILDWKRQGWEAK from the coding sequence ATGGCAGCGGTCCTTGTGCTGGCACCGATCTTCGAGGTCGATTTACCGGAAGAACAGTATGCCTACCGAGAAGGGCGAAGCGCCCTGGACGCGGTAAAGCAGGTGCATGCCCTCCTAAGGAAGGGCTATACTGAGGTGATCGACGCCGACCTCTGCGGCTACTTCGATAGCATTCCCCATGATCCACTTCTTAAGAGCCTGGCCCGACGGATCTCCGACGGGACGATGCTCGCTCTGTTGAAGGCATGGTTGGAGATGGCCGTCGAAGAAGAAGACGAGGATGGGAGGAAGCAGCGGCGGACCCAGGCCAAGGATAGCGGGCGGGGGACCCCGCAAGGAGCCCCCCTCTCTCCACTCCTGGCCAACCTCTATATGAGGCGGTTTATTTTGGACTGGAAGCGGCAAGGCTGGGAAGCAAAGTAA
- a CDS encoding glycosyltransferase: MYLGEANRKYLEYYGVPKERLYPAIYCVDNQYFQTQYEKLYPFRESIRKSFGIFNHFPVILFCGRLVEMKCPFLLLDAFQLLVKEFPCYLLVVGDGPLRKKWKKKLQRIK, translated from the coding sequence TTGTATCTAGGAGAGGCTAATAGAAAATACCTGGAATATTATGGTGTTCCAAAAGAACGTTTATATCCAGCCATTTATTGTGTTGATAATCAATATTTTCAAACTCAATATGAAAAACTTTATCCTTTCAGAGAAAGCATTCGCAAAAGTTTTGGGATATTTAATCATTTTCCAGTAATCCTTTTTTGTGGACGATTAGTAGAAATGAAGTGTCCATTTCTTCTTTTAGATGCATTTCAGCTGCTAGTTAAAGAATTTCCTTGTTATTTATTAGTTGTAGGTGATGGGCCTTTAAGAAAAAAATGGAAGAAAAAATTACAAAGAATAAAATAG
- the ftsH gene encoding ATP-dependent zinc metalloprotease FtsH: MKKNTSSRRNDSSKNEPGGESNWKGFLFFLVSILFVVLAYYVSVNQGPGIEQKSLPQLTRLLDQGRVKSLVFIRDTSTGQTFLEGRYTRPAGPTENAEIIVPFRTVVDLEFNRDLKQFLASKGFPEIDVKVVHNFWGQAFLSVLPFLLFILALYFLFRQQIRMAGRGAFSFGKSRARLLSGGKTKVTFKDVAGVEEAKEEVQELVEFLKDPKKFQKLGGRIPKGVLMVGPPGTGKTLLAKAIAGEADVPFFSISGSDFVEMFVGVGASRVRDMFEQARRHAPCIVFIDEIDAVGRARGTGLGGGHDEREQTLNALLVEMDGIESQEGVIVIAATNRKDVLDPALLRPGRFDREVRVNLPDIRGREQILRVHAQKIKLSKSADLTALARGTPGFSGAELANLINEAALIAAKKGKESVDQPDLEEARDKVRWGKERRSLAMSEEERKTTAYHEAGHAVLNVLLENTDPIHKVTIIPRGPALGVTMMLPASDKYNARKKEVLDDLCVAMGGRVAEEVFLGDISSGASGDIRQATWYARKMVCEWGMSEKLGMVHYSDDSSMVFLGRELGTARGYSEATARAIDQEVQHFIQTAYEKAKRIILEHKDKVEALAQALLEYETLNAEQVIEIVKTGKMTNPPTKNTPSLPSNNVAESTKNPTQQEEARKNDGLLPGLEGAPA; this comes from the coding sequence ATGAAAAAAAATACGTCCTCAAGAAGGAATGATTCATCGAAAAACGAACCAGGTGGAGAATCTAATTGGAAAGGTTTTCTTTTTTTTCTAGTATCCATTCTCTTTGTGGTCCTTGCTTATTATGTTAGTGTCAATCAGGGACCAGGGATAGAACAGAAATCTCTTCCTCAATTAACACGACTTTTGGACCAAGGAAGGGTAAAGTCCTTGGTGTTTATACGAGATACTTCTACAGGTCAGACTTTTCTGGAGGGAAGGTATACACGACCTGCAGGGCCAACAGAAAATGCTGAAATCATTGTCCCTTTTAGAACTGTTGTTGATTTGGAGTTTAACAGAGACTTAAAACAATTTCTTGCATCCAAGGGCTTTCCAGAGATTGATGTCAAAGTCGTTCATAATTTTTGGGGACAGGCTTTTTTAAGTGTGCTGCCTTTTTTGCTCTTTATATTGGCTCTCTATTTTCTTTTTCGCCAACAGATCCGGATGGCTGGGAGAGGTGCTTTTAGTTTTGGAAAGAGTCGAGCCAGACTTTTAAGTGGTGGTAAAACAAAGGTCACTTTTAAAGATGTAGCTGGGGTAGAAGAGGCAAAAGAGGAGGTCCAGGAATTAGTAGAATTTCTCAAGGACCCTAAGAAGTTTCAAAAACTTGGTGGAAGAATTCCTAAAGGTGTTCTTATGGTAGGCCCTCCAGGCACAGGCAAGACCCTCTTAGCAAAAGCTATTGCGGGTGAAGCGGATGTTCCTTTTTTCAGTATCAGTGGTTCTGACTTCGTTGAAATGTTTGTGGGGGTTGGGGCTTCGCGAGTTCGTGATATGTTCGAGCAAGCTAGGCGTCATGCTCCTTGTATTGTGTTCATTGATGAAATTGATGCTGTAGGGCGAGCTCGTGGCACTGGGCTTGGAGGCGGTCATGATGAAAGAGAGCAGACATTAAATGCTCTTCTTGTTGAGATGGATGGTATCGAATCGCAAGAAGGAGTCATTGTCATTGCGGCAACGAATAGAAAGGATGTTCTGGATCCTGCGTTGTTGCGGCCTGGAAGATTCGATCGGGAAGTACGCGTTAATCTTCCCGATATTCGTGGACGGGAACAGATTCTTAGAGTGCATGCACAGAAAATTAAGCTTTCTAAGAGTGCTGATCTCACCGCTCTGGCGAGGGGGACTCCAGGATTTTCAGGGGCCGAGCTGGCTAACTTAATAAATGAGGCAGCTCTTATTGCAGCTAAGAAAGGCAAAGAGAGCGTGGATCAGCCTGATTTAGAAGAAGCCAGAGACAAAGTTAGATGGGGGAAGGAGCGGAGGAGTCTTGCGATGAGTGAAGAAGAGCGTAAGACTACCGCTTATCATGAGGCAGGTCATGCCGTACTTAATGTCCTGTTGGAAAATACCGATCCTATCCATAAAGTTACAATCATTCCCAGAGGACCGGCTCTCGGTGTGACGATGATGCTTCCGGCTTCTGATAAATACAATGCCCGAAAGAAAGAGGTTCTTGATGATCTTTGTGTGGCAATGGGAGGAAGGGTGGCTGAAGAGGTGTTTCTTGGAGATATTTCGAGTGGGGCCAGTGGGGATATTCGCCAAGCCACATGGTATGCGCGTAAGATGGTTTGTGAATGGGGAATGAGTGAAAAGCTGGGAATGGTTCATTATTCCGATGACTCTTCAATGGTTTTCCTCGGTAGAGAACTGGGAACAGCAAGGGGGTATAGTGAAGCGACTGCGCGTGCTATTGACCAAGAAGTCCAACATTTTATCCAGACAGCTTACGAAAAAGCTAAAAGGATCATTCTTGAGCATAAAGACAAAGTAGAAGCATTAGCTCAAGCCCTTCTCGAATATGAGACACTCAATGCCGAGCAGGTTATTGAGATTGTTAAAACAGGGAAGATGACCAATCCTCCAACAAAAAATACACCATCTTTACCTTCTAACAATGTGGCTGAGTCGACGAAGAATCCTACTCAACAAGAAGAAGCAAGAAAAAATGATGGGCTCTTACCAGGGCTTGAGGGAGCTCCCGCATAA
- a CDS encoding glycosyltransferase gives MCFTFHKRHMGVVINEAMNFGLLIIASGLVGSIGDLVKHEENGLVFPANNVSKLAECIRTIIKDESKRKKMR, from the coding sequence ATTTGTTTTACCTTCCACAAACGACACATGGGAGTGGTGATTAACGAAGCTATGAATTTTGGACTTCTTATCATTGCTTCAGGCCTTGTTGGATCAATAGGTGATTTAGTAAAGCATGAAGAAAATGGATTAGTTTTCCCTGCAAATAATGTTAGTAAACTAGCAGAATGTATAAGGACAATTATTAAGGATGAGTCTAAAAGAAAAAAAATGAGATAA